A section of the Mycobacterium sp. 3519A genome encodes:
- a CDS encoding threonine/serine exporter ThrE family protein: protein MSDQHPSRAAQLLQSIRKQAPEALENDHSHSDTDVAAMLRELGIALVECEQPTHLIAARLLAIAPRYTRETVRVVVLPTALVVQVGTVAYEIEMVAKPTTQLNLAGRIDAIVDLAEVGAITPADATREATAARSTPPRFGPVMTVTGYTITTLGFGMIINPTWASLWGYVFLGAVVGLITVFGRLLPTMQAVLPTFAAAVVTVLASAFVADAANDGLLRVISPPLVAVLPGLALTVAAMELASGQVISGATRLIYGVAQLGLLVFGVGLGLHVGTDLNPQQPSAQMGWWSLYIAVVVISIGLYIYLSAPKGSLVWLMLAIGTALVGQKIGGLFLSPTHSGAVGAFLAMPFAMLAARIRTSPPAIVMMLAAF from the coding sequence GTGAGCGATCAACACCCCAGCAGGGCAGCGCAATTGCTGCAGTCGATTCGTAAGCAGGCACCAGAGGCGCTCGAGAATGATCACAGTCACAGCGACACCGACGTCGCAGCCATGTTGCGAGAATTGGGAATCGCGTTGGTGGAGTGCGAGCAGCCGACGCACCTGATCGCGGCTCGGCTGCTGGCGATCGCCCCTCGATACACCCGCGAAACAGTCCGAGTGGTTGTGCTACCGACCGCGCTCGTAGTCCAAGTCGGCACTGTTGCTTACGAGATCGAAATGGTCGCCAAGCCGACGACTCAGTTGAACCTCGCCGGACGCATCGATGCGATCGTCGACCTTGCCGAGGTGGGCGCCATAACGCCAGCCGACGCGACCCGCGAAGCCACCGCCGCGCGGTCGACACCACCGCGATTCGGACCCGTTATGACCGTTACCGGATACACCATCACCACACTGGGTTTCGGCATGATCATTAACCCGACGTGGGCGTCGCTGTGGGGATATGTCTTTTTGGGCGCGGTGGTCGGCTTAATCACCGTGTTCGGCAGATTGCTGCCCACAATGCAGGCGGTTTTGCCCACGTTTGCCGCCGCGGTTGTCACGGTGCTGGCTAGCGCGTTCGTCGCCGACGCCGCCAACGATGGGCTGTTGCGGGTGATCAGCCCGCCGTTGGTGGCGGTCTTGCCGGGTCTGGCGCTGACGGTCGCCGCGATGGAACTGGCCAGCGGTCAGGTGATCAGCGGCGCCACCCGATTGATTTACGGCGTGGCCCAATTGGGGCTGCTCGTCTTCGGCGTTGGGCTGGGCTTGCATGTCGGGACCGACCTCAACCCGCAGCAGCCGTCGGCGCAGATGGGATGGTGGTCTCTGTATATCGCCGTGGTAGTCATTTCGATCGGGCTCTACATCTACCTGTCCGCACCGAAAGGGTCCCTGGTGTGGCTGATGTTGGCTATCGGCACGGCTTTGGTGGGGCAGAAAATCGGCGGACTGTTTCTGTCGCCGACGCACTCGGGTGCCGTTGGCGCCTTTCTAGCAATGCCATTCGCGATGCTCGCCGCACGGATCAGAACCTCTCCGCCCGCAATTGTCATGATGCTTGCGGCCTTCTAG
- a CDS encoding Lsr2 family protein encodes MAERMVRQLVDDLDGTAIDDGSGERVVFSVRGATYQIDLSSANARKLDKALKPFIDAALPIRRDTARTEQTAELSSTPRQNSASKADRNPARSAARNGKAEKQSGTAGQNAGANGDHRKRVRKTSARARTAQAQPSVIREWARQNGYKMMERGRISSEIVEAFKAAN; translated from the coding sequence ATGGCCGAGCGCATGGTGCGCCAACTTGTAGACGATCTCGACGGGACGGCCATTGACGATGGCAGCGGTGAGCGCGTGGTGTTTAGCGTGCGCGGCGCGACATACCAGATCGATCTGTCGTCGGCGAATGCCCGGAAATTGGACAAGGCGCTAAAGCCCTTCATCGATGCCGCATTGCCGATCAGACGTGACACGGCGCGGACGGAGCAGACAGCGGAGCTCTCCAGCACGCCGAGGCAGAACTCCGCATCGAAAGCTGATCGCAACCCAGCCCGCAGCGCAGCGCGCAATGGCAAGGCGGAGAAGCAGTCCGGCACGGCAGGGCAGAATGCCGGTGCGAATGGTGATCACAGAAAGCGCGTGAGGAAGACGTCGGCACGCGCCAGAACCGCGCAGGCTCAGCCGAGCGTGATACGTGAATGGGCCCGCCAGAACGGCTACAAAATGATGGAGCGCGGCCGCATCAGCTCTGAGATCGTCGAAGCGTTCAAGGCGGCCAACTAG
- a CDS encoding PfkB family carbohydrate kinase: protein MHTGNVLIDVVMYLPALPERGGDVLATGSRMAVGGGLNSMLSAVRQGLPVTYAGMHGVGPFGELARRRMTELGIEIAQHQFDRADTGFSVAMVEPGGERTFATSAGAEAHLSSADLDRIDLRQGDIVYVSGYSLAFACNGPSLRDWLPTLPSSATVVVDPGPLVAEIEESVLAAALGRADWWTCNDREARLLTGRSAAAAAVLLSERTGRRGVVVRAGAAGAVLATPGSAPVEILGLPATEVVDTNGAGDIHTGAMIAALAAGLDPIRAIYRANVAAALSVSRHGPDSAPSAAEVDAAIAKAVAATRELQGPESE from the coding sequence CTTGCGACCGGCAGCCGGATGGCGGTGGGCGGTGGCCTGAACTCGATGCTGAGCGCTGTTCGTCAAGGACTGCCGGTGACATACGCCGGCATGCACGGCGTCGGGCCCTTCGGAGAGCTGGCCCGGCGCAGAATGACCGAGCTCGGGATCGAGATTGCGCAGCACCAATTCGACCGAGCCGATACGGGTTTCTCCGTCGCAATGGTCGAGCCGGGGGGCGAACGCACTTTCGCCACGAGCGCCGGCGCGGAAGCGCACCTCAGCTCGGCCGATCTCGATCGAATCGATCTGCGGCAAGGTGACATCGTCTATGTCTCCGGTTACAGCCTGGCTTTCGCGTGCAACGGCCCGTCCCTCCGCGATTGGCTGCCGACCCTTCCGTCGTCCGCCACGGTGGTCGTCGACCCTGGGCCACTGGTAGCCGAGATCGAGGAATCCGTGCTGGCGGCCGCCCTCGGCCGGGCGGATTGGTGGACATGTAACGACCGCGAGGCCCGCCTGCTCACCGGTCGCTCCGCCGCCGCGGCGGCGGTCCTCTTGAGTGAGCGGACCGGCCGGCGCGGCGTCGTCGTTCGGGCGGGTGCGGCCGGGGCGGTACTTGCAACCCCTGGCAGCGCACCTGTGGAAATCTTGGGCTTGCCCGCCACGGAAGTCGTCGACACCAACGGCGCAGGCGACATCCACACCGGCGCAATGATTGCCGCGCTGGCGGCGGGACTCGATCCGATACGCGCCATCTACCGCGCCAATGTCGCCGCCGCACTCTCGGTCAGCCGCCACGGACCGGACAGCGCACCCAGTGCAGCTGAGGTGGACGCCGCAATCGCGAAAGCAGTGGCTGCGACAAGGGAGCTGCAAGGCCCCGAATCCGAGTAG
- a CDS encoding phosphotransferase family protein yields the protein MSAPIPTDVADVTSTWLEGVLQAYAPGARLRSIDVVEAHSGTTGRARVLLAHDDPNLPGSVFVKLAPFDAEQRMFVDQQGMGIAEARFYAELATDVPVRHPQPFYAAHDDAGRYVMVLEDLHAVGARYPGHSDADLASFVEHTIDAFAAMHAAFWDSPRFSPDGDLAWVRGASSSQSYGSAAALVRFAVEELGERLPAASHELAEVYVPRAEKVPGLIAEGTRTLVHGDAHLGNMFIDGTEPGFLDWAMVGCAPGLRDVAYFLGNSVPTQLRRAQERHLIARYCRGLQERGAEVDLDEAWGQYQLHLVSAWIAAVVTAGMGSKWQPIEIGLAATMRANAAIEDHGVAKLLTTRLR from the coding sequence GTGTCAGCACCCATCCCGACCGACGTCGCGGACGTCACGTCCACGTGGCTTGAGGGCGTGCTGCAGGCTTACGCACCGGGCGCGAGGTTGCGCTCAATCGACGTCGTCGAGGCACACTCCGGAACGACGGGCCGAGCGCGCGTCTTGCTGGCACACGACGACCCTAACCTGCCAGGCTCGGTGTTCGTGAAGTTGGCGCCGTTCGACGCCGAGCAGCGCATGTTCGTCGACCAGCAAGGCATGGGCATTGCCGAGGCGCGCTTCTATGCCGAGCTCGCGACGGATGTGCCAGTGCGCCACCCGCAACCCTTCTACGCGGCACACGATGACGCTGGCCGCTACGTCATGGTGCTCGAAGACCTACACGCGGTCGGCGCACGCTATCCAGGACATAGCGACGCCGACTTGGCCTCGTTCGTCGAACACACGATTGATGCCTTTGCCGCAATGCACGCCGCGTTCTGGGACAGCCCACGCTTCTCCCCCGACGGGGACTTGGCCTGGGTTCGCGGTGCATCGAGCTCACAGAGCTACGGATCGGCAGCAGCGTTGGTGCGCTTCGCCGTTGAAGAACTCGGAGAACGCCTGCCCGCGGCGTCGCACGAGCTGGCCGAAGTGTATGTGCCCCGCGCCGAGAAAGTGCCGGGGCTAATTGCCGAAGGCACTCGAACCTTGGTCCACGGCGATGCACACCTCGGCAACATGTTCATCGACGGCACCGAGCCCGGATTCCTCGACTGGGCCATGGTTGGTTGCGCGCCCGGCCTGCGTGACGTCGCCTATTTCCTCGGCAACTCGGTGCCAACCCAACTGCGACGCGCACAGGAACGTCATCTCATCGCCCGCTACTGCAGAGGACTGCAGGAACGCGGTGCCGAAGTCGACCTCGACGAGGCGTGGGGTCAATACCAGCTGCACCTGGTGTCCGCGTGGATCGCTGCGGTCGTCACAGCAGGGATGGGGTCAAAGTGGCAGCCGATCGAAATCGGCTTGGCAGCGACCATGCGCGCCAACGCGGCGATTGAGGACCACGGCGTCGCCAAGCTACTCACTACTCGGCTGCGATAG
- a CDS encoding flavin reductase family protein, with the protein MEAPDAAVYEKFARQLNYSMFIITTSAGAGLAGCLVGFASEISIHPPRFMAGLSVRNYTFEVAQRARHLAVHTVARSQRGLVELFGGLTGDEVNKFQRCSWHEGPHGMPILDDAAGWFVGQIVRRIVLGDHVGYVLTPVAGQVDNACEELVTLADVRDLTPGHEA; encoded by the coding sequence ATGGAAGCCCCCGATGCCGCGGTATACGAGAAGTTCGCCCGCCAGCTGAACTACTCGATGTTCATCATCACAACCAGCGCGGGCGCTGGCCTGGCCGGTTGTCTCGTCGGATTCGCCAGCGAGATCAGCATTCACCCGCCACGCTTCATGGCAGGACTGTCCGTACGCAATTACACCTTCGAGGTGGCCCAACGGGCGCGCCATTTGGCCGTACACACGGTCGCCCGCAGCCAGCGAGGCCTCGTCGAGCTCTTCGGAGGCCTGACCGGCGACGAGGTGAACAAGTTCCAGCGATGCTCCTGGCATGAGGGCCCTCATGGCATGCCGATACTCGATGATGCCGCGGGCTGGTTCGTTGGCCAAATAGTCCGCAGAATTGTCCTCGGAGACCACGTCGGCTACGTACTGACACCCGTGGCAGGTCAGGTTGATAACGCGTGCGAAGAGCTGGTCACGTTGGCCGACGTTCGCGATCTCACGCCTGGGCACGAGGCCTGA